From a single Apium graveolens cultivar Ventura chromosome 2, ASM990537v1, whole genome shotgun sequence genomic region:
- the LOC141708666 gene encoding beta-fructofuranosidase, soluble isoenzyme I isoform X1, translated as MDTYHFLPTHDLEHASPYTSLPGNPRPHPDPVSSPSSTHRRPIKIVSTIFLSTLIFSFFIFLLVNPNIIVRKQVASSKNSNDDDHNTSKSPEMLEPPSRGVAQGVSEKRFRQATAEPAYPWTNDMLSWQRTSFHFQPQENWMNDPNGPLFHMGWYHLFYQYNPDSAIWGNITWGHAISTDLINWLHLPFAMQPDQWYDINGVWTGSATILPDGKIVMLYTGDTDDLVQVQNLAYPANLSDPLLLDWIKYPDNPVMFPPPGIGSTDFRDPTTAWIGPDGKWRITIGSKVNKTGISLMYKTTDFISYELLDDFLHEVPGTGMWECVDFYPISVTGENGLDTSVNGPGVKHVLKSSLDDDKHDYYALGTYDPIKDKWTPDNPELDVGIGLRLDYGKYYASKTFYDQEKERRLLWGWIGETDSETTDLLKGWASVQTIPRTVVFDKKTGTNILQWPVKEVESLRSRSYEIDDVELKPGSLVPLKISSAAQLDIVATFEVNEEAFKGKFEANASYNCTASAGAAGRGILGPFGILVLADDPLSELTPVYFYIAKGVDGSSKTYFCADQSRSSTASDVGKGVYGSDVPVLHGEKLSMRLLVDHSIVESFAQGGRTVITSRVYPTRAIYSAARVFLFNNATGVSVTASVKAWQMASATLKPFPFDQ; from the exons ATGGATACCTACCATTTTCTCCCCACACATGATCTCGAACATGCAAGCCCTTACACTTCCCTTCCGGGCAATCCCCGACCCCATCCCGATCCCGTTTCTTCTCCGTCCAGTACTCACCGACGACCCATCAAGATTGTCTCTACTATCTTCCTCTCTACGCTCATTTTttcatttttcatatttttattaGTCAACCCTAATATTATTGTACGTAAACAAGTTGCTAGTAGTAAAAATAGTAATGACGATGATCACAACACATCGAAATCTCCGGAGATGTTGGAACCACCGTCACGTGGAGTGGCACAAGGAGTGTCGGAGAAGAGGTTCCGGCAGGCCACGGCGGAGCCGGCGTATCCGTGGACTAATGATATGTTATCTTGGCAAAGAACTTCTTTCCATTTTCAACCGCAAGAAAATTGGATGAATG ATCCTAATG GTCCATTATTTCACATGGGATGGTATCATCTGTTTTACCAGTACAATCCAGACTCCGCAATTTGGGGCAATATTACATGGGGACATGCAATATCGACGGACCTTATCAACTGGCTCCATTTGCCCTTTGCTATGCAGCCAGATCAATGGTATGATATCAACGGTGTCTGGACAGGTTCCGCCACAATTTTGCCTGATGGCAAGATCGTAATGTTGTACACAGGCGACACTGATGATCTTGTGCAG GTCCAAAATTTAGCCTATCCTGCCAACCTGTCAGATCCTCTCCTGCTTGACTGGATCAAATATCCGGATAATCCGGTTATGTTTCCTCCACCCGGCATTGGTAGTACAGACTTTAGAGACCCAACTACAGCCTGGATTGGCCCGGATGGAAAATGGCGGATCACAATAGGATCAAAAGTGAACAAAACAGGCATATCACTTATGTATAAAACAACAGATTTTATAAGCTATGAGTTACTAGATGATTTTTTGCATGAAGTTCCGGGTACGGGTATGTGGGAATGTGTAGATTTTTACCCCATATCAGTCACCGGGGAAAATGGATTGGACACATCTGTAAACGGGCCAGGAGTTAAGCATGTGCTGAAATCAAGTTTAGATGATGACAAACATGATTATTATGCATTGGGTACCTATGATCCAATAAAGGATAAGTGGACTCCCGATAACCCGGAGTTGGATGTGGGCATTGGGTTGAGATTGGATTATGGAAAATATTATGCATCAAAGACATTTTATGATCAAGAGAAAGAAAGAAGACTGCTCTGGGGCTGGATTGGTGAAACTGATAGTGAAACAACTGATCTTCTCAAGGGTTGGGCTTCTGTTCAG ACCATACCAAGAACAGTGGTATTTGATAAAAAAACCGGAACTAATATACTTCAGTGGCCAGTCAAGGAAGTTGAAAGCTTGAGGTCGAGAAGTTATGAAATTGACGATGTTGAGCTTAAACCAGGATCACTTGTGCCACTAAAGATAAGCTCAGCGGCACAG TTAGACATAGTCGCGACTTTTGAAGTTAATGAAGAGGCATTCAAAGGAAAATTTGAAGCTAATGCAAGTTACAATTGCACTGCCAGCGCAGGTGCTGCTGGTAGAGGCATTTTAGGACCATTTGGTATTTTGGTTCTTGCTGACGACCCACTCTCTGAGTTAACCCCGGTTTATTTTTACATTGCCAAAGGCGTTGATGGAAGTTCAAAAACTTATTTCTGTGCTGATCAATCAAG ATCATCAACTGCTTCTGACGTTGGTAAAGGGGTTTATGGTAGTGACGTTCCTGTGCTCCATGGTGAAAAGTTATCCATGAGGTTATTG GTGGATCATTCCATTGTCGAGAGTTTTGCTCAAGGAGGTAGAACAGTTATCACATCACGAGTTTATCCTACCAGAGCAATTTACAGTGCAGCGAGAGTGTTTTTGTTTAACAATGCCACAGGAGTGAGTGTCACAGCATCAGTGAAGGCATGGCAAATGGCTTCAGCAACTCTCAAACCTTTCCCATTTGATCAGTAA
- the LOC141708668 gene encoding beta-fructofuranosidase, soluble isoenzyme I-like, which yields MDTNISVPPCSPLLDKAETETKKFSGVLRRSIKGLCSLVLVSTLLVLLFVQQGPRISRDDEYDLNLKSLEQAWRWVSKEITLEVSGEKAEAYPWTNDMLSWQRTSYHFQPQKNWMNDPNGPLFHMGWYHFFYQYNPNSAVWGNITWGHAVSKDLINWFHLPIAMVPDSWYDIAGVWTGSATILPDGQIIMLYTGKLANLTEVQNLAYPANLSDPLLLEWVKYPGNPVMVPPPGIGFKDFRDPTTAWLGPDGKWRITIGSKVNNNGLSLVYKTKNFTEFELLDGLLHEVTGSGMWECIDFYPVSVNSTDGLDTSANGVGIKHVLKASLDQYMQDYYAIGTYDSINDKWTPDDPNADVGLGLRVDDGKYYASKTFYDQNKKRRIIWAWVGESDTESTDILKGWASLQAIPRTIVFDKETGSNILQWPVEEVESLRSESYDFDKLKLEPGSVLPLNIGSATQLDIVATFKIDEETLQNTVEANEDYNCSSSGGAASRGVLGPFGILVLADESLLESTPVYFYVSKGTDGSAKTHFCADQSRSSTADVAKLIYGSDVPVLHGEKLSMRLLVDHSIVESFAQGGRRVITSRVYPTKAINGGVKVFVFNNATGVSVTASVTAWQMISANLVPF from the exons ATGGATACCAACATTAGTGTCCCTCCATGCAGTCCCCTTCTGGACAAAGCGGAAACCGAAACTAAAAAATTTTCGGGAGTTCTCCGGCGATCCATCAAGGGGCTTTGTTCACTAGTTTTGGTGTCAACTTTGTTGGTATTGCTTTTTGTCCAACAAGGACCAAGAATTAGTAGGGATGATGAATATGATCTTAATTTGAAATCGCTAGAGCAAGCGTGGAGATGGGTGTCGAAAGAGATTACTCTAGAAGTGTCCGGTGAGAAAGCGGAGGCCTACCCATGGACCAATGATATGTTATCTTGGCAAAGAACTTCTTACCATTTTCAACCCCAAAAGAACTGGATGAATG ATCCTAATG GTCCATTGTTTCACATGGGATGGTACCATTTCTTCTACCAGTACAATCCTAACTCTGCTGTTTGGGGAAACATCACCTGGGGCCATGCTGTATCTAAGGATCTCATCAACTGGTTCCATCTCCCAATTGCGATGGTCCCTGATAGTTGGTACGATATCGCTGGTGTTTGGACTGGCTCTGCCACAATTCTTCCAGATGGTCAGATTATTATGCTCTACACAGGCAAGCTTGCTAATCTTACGGAGGTGCAAAACCTAGCATATCCTGCAAATCTTTCTGATCCTCTTCTCCTGGAATGGGTTAAGTATCCGGGTAACCCGGTTATGGTTCCACCACCTGGGATTGGGTTTAAGGATTTTAGGGACCCCACCACAGCCTGGCTTGGCCCGGATGGGAAGTGGCGGATCACAATTGGATCAAAAGTTAACAACAATGGTTTATCGCTCGTATATAAGACCAAAAACTTCACTGAATTTGAGCTCTTGGATGGGTTGTTACATGAGGTTACTGGTTCTGGTATGTGGGAATGTATTGATTTTTACCCGGTGTCAGTGAACAGCACAGATGGATTAGATACATCAGCTAATGGGGTGGGTATTAAACACGTGCTGAAAGCAAGTTTGGATCAGTATATGCAGGATTATTATGCAATAGGAACCTATGACTCGATAAATGACAAGTGGACACCCGATGACCCGAATGCAGATGTCGGCCTTGGCCTGCGGGTGGATGATGGAAAATACTATGCATCAAAGACATTTTATGACCAAAATAAAAAAAGACGGATTATTTGGGCTTGGGTTGGTGAAAGTGATACTGAATCTACTGACATTTTGAAGGGGTGGGCCTCTCTTCAG GCCATTCCAAGAACAATTGTATTTGATAAAGAAACTGGGAGCAATATACTTCAATGGCCAGTTGAGGAAGTAGAGAGCTTGAGATCAGAAAGTTATGACTTTGACAAGCTCAAACTTGAACCAGGATCAGTATTGCCACTCAACATTGGCTCAGCCACACAG TTGGACATAGTCGCTACATTTAAGATAGATGAAGAAACATTACAAAATACAGTAGAAGCTAATGAGGATTACAACTGCAGCTCAAGCGGTGGTGCTGCCAGTCGAGGAGTTCTTGGACCATTTGGCATTTTAGTTCTTGCTGATGAATCATTGTTGGAATCAACTCCTGTTTACTTCTATGTTAGTAAAGGAACTGACGGGAGTGCAAAAACACATTTTTGTGCTGATCAATCACG ATCATCAACTGCTGATGTTGCTAAGCTGATATATGGAAGTGATGTTCCTGTGCTCCATGGTGAAAAACTATCAATGAGGTTATTG GTTGATCATTCAATAGTAGAAAGTTTTGCTCAAGGAGGAAGAAGGGTTATAACATCGCGGGTGTATCCAACAAAAGCAATAAATGGAGGAGTGAAAGTATTTGTTTTTAACAATGCCACGGGAGTGAGTGTAACAGCGTCAGTCACGGCGTGGCAAATGATTTCTGCAAACTTGGTTCCTTTTTGA
- the LOC141708666 gene encoding beta-fructofuranosidase, soluble isoenzyme I isoform X2, with protein MDTYHFLPTHDLEHASPYTSLPGNPRPHPDPVSSPSSTHRRPIKIVSTIFLSTLIFSFFIFLLVNPNIIVRKQVASSKNSNDDDHNTSKSPEMLEPPSRGVAQGVSEKRFRQATAEPAYPWTNDMLSWQRTSFHFQPQENWMNGPLFHMGWYHLFYQYNPDSAIWGNITWGHAISTDLINWLHLPFAMQPDQWYDINGVWTGSATILPDGKIVMLYTGDTDDLVQVQNLAYPANLSDPLLLDWIKYPDNPVMFPPPGIGSTDFRDPTTAWIGPDGKWRITIGSKVNKTGISLMYKTTDFISYELLDDFLHEVPGTGMWECVDFYPISVTGENGLDTSVNGPGVKHVLKSSLDDDKHDYYALGTYDPIKDKWTPDNPELDVGIGLRLDYGKYYASKTFYDQEKERRLLWGWIGETDSETTDLLKGWASVQTIPRTVVFDKKTGTNILQWPVKEVESLRSRSYEIDDVELKPGSLVPLKISSAAQLDIVATFEVNEEAFKGKFEANASYNCTASAGAAGRGILGPFGILVLADDPLSELTPVYFYIAKGVDGSSKTYFCADQSRSSTASDVGKGVYGSDVPVLHGEKLSMRLLVDHSIVESFAQGGRTVITSRVYPTRAIYSAARVFLFNNATGVSVTASVKAWQMASATLKPFPFDQ; from the exons ATGGATACCTACCATTTTCTCCCCACACATGATCTCGAACATGCAAGCCCTTACACTTCCCTTCCGGGCAATCCCCGACCCCATCCCGATCCCGTTTCTTCTCCGTCCAGTACTCACCGACGACCCATCAAGATTGTCTCTACTATCTTCCTCTCTACGCTCATTTTttcatttttcatatttttattaGTCAACCCTAATATTATTGTACGTAAACAAGTTGCTAGTAGTAAAAATAGTAATGACGATGATCACAACACATCGAAATCTCCGGAGATGTTGGAACCACCGTCACGTGGAGTGGCACAAGGAGTGTCGGAGAAGAGGTTCCGGCAGGCCACGGCGGAGCCGGCGTATCCGTGGACTAATGATATGTTATCTTGGCAAAGAACTTCTTTCCATTTTCAACCGCAAGAAAATTGGATGAATG GTCCATTATTTCACATGGGATGGTATCATCTGTTTTACCAGTACAATCCAGACTCCGCAATTTGGGGCAATATTACATGGGGACATGCAATATCGACGGACCTTATCAACTGGCTCCATTTGCCCTTTGCTATGCAGCCAGATCAATGGTATGATATCAACGGTGTCTGGACAGGTTCCGCCACAATTTTGCCTGATGGCAAGATCGTAATGTTGTACACAGGCGACACTGATGATCTTGTGCAG GTCCAAAATTTAGCCTATCCTGCCAACCTGTCAGATCCTCTCCTGCTTGACTGGATCAAATATCCGGATAATCCGGTTATGTTTCCTCCACCCGGCATTGGTAGTACAGACTTTAGAGACCCAACTACAGCCTGGATTGGCCCGGATGGAAAATGGCGGATCACAATAGGATCAAAAGTGAACAAAACAGGCATATCACTTATGTATAAAACAACAGATTTTATAAGCTATGAGTTACTAGATGATTTTTTGCATGAAGTTCCGGGTACGGGTATGTGGGAATGTGTAGATTTTTACCCCATATCAGTCACCGGGGAAAATGGATTGGACACATCTGTAAACGGGCCAGGAGTTAAGCATGTGCTGAAATCAAGTTTAGATGATGACAAACATGATTATTATGCATTGGGTACCTATGATCCAATAAAGGATAAGTGGACTCCCGATAACCCGGAGTTGGATGTGGGCATTGGGTTGAGATTGGATTATGGAAAATATTATGCATCAAAGACATTTTATGATCAAGAGAAAGAAAGAAGACTGCTCTGGGGCTGGATTGGTGAAACTGATAGTGAAACAACTGATCTTCTCAAGGGTTGGGCTTCTGTTCAG ACCATACCAAGAACAGTGGTATTTGATAAAAAAACCGGAACTAATATACTTCAGTGGCCAGTCAAGGAAGTTGAAAGCTTGAGGTCGAGAAGTTATGAAATTGACGATGTTGAGCTTAAACCAGGATCACTTGTGCCACTAAAGATAAGCTCAGCGGCACAG TTAGACATAGTCGCGACTTTTGAAGTTAATGAAGAGGCATTCAAAGGAAAATTTGAAGCTAATGCAAGTTACAATTGCACTGCCAGCGCAGGTGCTGCTGGTAGAGGCATTTTAGGACCATTTGGTATTTTGGTTCTTGCTGACGACCCACTCTCTGAGTTAACCCCGGTTTATTTTTACATTGCCAAAGGCGTTGATGGAAGTTCAAAAACTTATTTCTGTGCTGATCAATCAAG ATCATCAACTGCTTCTGACGTTGGTAAAGGGGTTTATGGTAGTGACGTTCCTGTGCTCCATGGTGAAAAGTTATCCATGAGGTTATTG GTGGATCATTCCATTGTCGAGAGTTTTGCTCAAGGAGGTAGAACAGTTATCACATCACGAGTTTATCCTACCAGAGCAATTTACAGTGCAGCGAGAGTGTTTTTGTTTAACAATGCCACAGGAGTGAGTGTCACAGCATCAGTGAAGGCATGGCAAATGGCTTCAGCAACTCTCAAACCTTTCCCATTTGATCAGTAA
- the LOC141708667 gene encoding NAC domain-containing protein 7-like yields MEAPSHVPPGFRFHPTDEELVDYYLRKKITSKRIDLDVIKDIDLYKIEPWDLQELCGLGVEEQNEWYFFSHKDKKYPTGTRTNRATAAGFWKATGRDKAIYSKHDLVGMRKTLVYYKGRAPNGQKSDWIMHEYRLETDENAPAQEEGWVVCRVFTKKIAAVRRMSEHESPIWTYEDQVSFMRDMDSSKQPNISYHYPYPCKKEQDSQYQNISGSGSDHFLQLPLLENSKMLQPPLPILRSYNYMPAYGLNVNLSRDIFQSSSIAQDEVSHPSNYDIQAVEQVTDWRVLDKFVASQLSHEDVQKENQEHWNVNAATLSSGVSADDDSSSTLVRNLNNQEIMDPENTSNSTSSCQIDLWK; encoded by the exons ATGGAAGCACCTTCACATGTCCCTCCTGGTTTCCGATTCCATCCTACTGATGAAGAACTGGTCGATTACTACCTAAGAAAAAAGATTACATCTAAAAGGATTGACTTGGATGTCATAAAAGACATTGATCTTTACAAAATTGAGCCCTGGGATCTTCAAG AGCTATGTGGATTGGGAGTAGAAGAGCAAAATGAATGGTACTTTTTTAGTCATAAAGATAAGAAGTATCCAACTGGAACTCGCACAAATAGAGCTACAGCTGCTGGATTCTGGAAGGCAACAGGAAGAGATAAAGCAATATACTCTAAGCATGATTTAGTTGGCATGAGAAAGACTCTAGTATATTATAAAGGTCGTGCCCCCAATGGCCAAAAGTCTGATTGGATCATGCACGAGTATCGCCTTGAAACAGATGAAAATGCACCTGCACAG GAAGAAGGATGGGTTGTATGTAGGGTGTTTACAAAAAAAATTGCAGCAGTGCGGAGAATGAGTGAACACGAATCACCAATATGGACGTATGAAGACCAGGTTTCATTCATGCGAGACATGGATTCTTCCAAACAACCAAACATTTCATACCACTATCCTTATCCTTGCAAAAAGGAGCAGGACTCTCAGTACCAAAATATATCTGGCTCTGGCTCGGACCATTTTCTCCAGCTTCCACTTCTTGAAAATTCAAAAATGCTGCAACCACCACTACCTATCCTCAGAAGCTACAATTACATGCCTGCATATGGCCTTAACGTGAACCTTAGCAGAGACATTTTTCAATCTTCGTCGATTGCACAAGACGAAGTCAGCCATCCATCAAATTATGACATCCAAGCAGTTGAACAAGTCACTGATTGGCGAGTTCTTGATAAGTTTGTTGCTTCACAACTCAGCCATGAAGATGTTCAGAAGGAAAATCAAGAACATTGGAATGTTAATGCAGCCACTTTAAGCAGCGGAGTTTCTGCAGATGATGACAGCTCAAGCACCCTTGTCAGAAATTTGAATAACCAAGAAATAATGGATCCAGAAAATACGTCAAACTCAACTTCAAGTTGTCAGATTGATTTGTGGAAATGA